From Streptomyces sp. SAI-135:
GGGCTCAGCGTCTGCACGGCGCCCCGGCCGCCGGTGACGACGTACGCCTCGGTGCACACCAGGTGCAGGTGCGGGCTGCCGCCGCAGACGCCGTCGGCGGCCTCCCAGTCGTAGGCGCTCAGGTGGGACAGGCCCACGGCACCCGGCAGCGGGTGGGGGAGGCCGGGCTTCACCAGGGCAGGCCTTCCAGGCGCGCGGCGACGCGTTCCTCGTCCCAGGCGCCGTCGGCGACGAGCAGCCGGTACCGGTACGCGAAGGACTCCCCCGGCGGCAGCTCGAACTCCTCGAAGAACGCCCACGAGAACGCCACCGTCGGGAAGGGCCGGGAGCGCACGAACCAGTGCGACTCGTGGATCGCGGTCCCCGGATCGAGGTTCTCGGGGGCGTGCGCGAAGACGAGCGTGGAGTGGGCGTCCACGTCGTCGTGCTCGCTGGTGAAGGCGAGCCAGGGGCTCTGGCTGCCCATCAGCTTGTCCGCGTCGCCGTCGGTGTCCGGGGCGAAGACCGCGCCGCCGGTGAAGTCGCGGGGGCCGCGCCACTGGAGTCCGGTGTACCCGGCCATGTCACGGCCCGCGGTGGTGGGGGAACCGAAGGCGAGCGGTTCGGCACGCAGGTTGGTGAGCCGGATCGACCAGTCGAGCGCCCAGGAGCCGGCCGTCTCGTCGACCGAGTGGACGGCCAGGCCGCGCTCCTCGCGCGCCCACTCCTCGCCGCCGTTCTCCACCCAGGTCAGCGCCTCGGTGACGTCCAGCCGGCCCTCGGAGACCGTGAACGCGGGGAAGCCGTCGTGCCGCATCGAACCGACCCGGTCCGGCAGGGGGAGGTAACCCTGGCCGTGGACATAGCAGTTGCCGCCCCAGAAGTTCTGCCCCGACAGATGGCTGGCCGTCATCTGCAGGCCCTTGTGCCAGCGGTGGTCGTTGGGCCGGTAGCCGGTCACCGTGCGGCCGCCGAGGGTGCGCACCGGGTGGGCGTAGGGCTTCTGGGCCTCGAAGGCCTCGGGGTCGGGGCGGTAGACGTAGCGGAGGATCTCCGTGCCGTTCGCCGCCTCGACGGCGATGTGCTCGCCGTGGACGTGGCTGACGCGGATGCTCATGCGCGCTCCTTGGGGGCCCAGTGGGGGTGGTCGCCGTGCATGGCCTGGTAGAAGGGGTCGCCCGGCGCGATCTCGCCCGCGGTGACGGGCTGCCCCGTGAAGGCGGACTTGTAGAGCGCGGCGGCGAACTCGAGGGTGGCCCGCGCGTCGGCGCCGCTGCCGGGGGGCCTGACACCGTTGTCGTACGCATCGAGGAGCGCGCCGAGCTGGGCCGTGTGCGAGCTGGGCACGTCGGCGGCGGGCGTGCGCCAGGCGTCTACGCGGTCGGCGGCCACGTGGGGGGCGGGGGTGTACGTCCAGTCCTCGTTGCGGTGCCCGTACAGATGAGTGAGTTCGACGGTCGCGTCGGCGCAGTCGATGCGGATGCGGCTCACCTCGTCGGGCGACAGCACGCTGTTGACGACGGTCGCGAGCGCGCCGTTCTCGAACCGGACCAGGGCCGTGGAGACGTCCTCGCTCTCGGTGTCGTGGACCAGCCGGGCGGCCATGGCGCGGATCTCGGCCCAGGGGCCGAGCAGGTGCAGCAGGAGGTCGTACTGGTGGATGCCGTGGCCCATGGTCGGGCCGCCGCCCTCGCTCGCCCAGGTGCCGCGCCACGGAACGGCGTAGTAGGCGGCGTCCCGGTGCCAGGTGGTCTGGCAGTGCGCGACCCGGGGGGCGCCCAGCTCGCCGCTGGTGATGAGCTGGCGCGCGTGGACGGCTCCGGAGCCGTAGCGGTGCTGGAAGACCACGGCGGCGTAGGCGCCGGACGCCTCCTCGGCCGCGGCGATCTCGTCGTACTCGGCGAGCGACAGGGTCAGCGGTTTCTCGCACAGCACCCAGGCGCCCGCCTTGAGGGCGGCCACCGTCTGCTCCCGGTGCAGCGAGGGCGGGGTGCCGATGAGGACCAGATCGGGCCGTGCGGCGTCCAGCATCGTCCCGACCGAGGTGTACCCGGCGACCTCGTCGCCCGCGAGCTCGCGGAAGGCGTCGAGTCTGCCCTGGTCCACGTCGACGGCGGCGACCAGTTCCGTGCGCTCGGCGTGGGCCCTGAGCGCGGACAGATGGCTGCCGCTGACGATGGCGCCGGTGCCGACCACGGCGACGCGGCGGCGGGCTGGACGGGGCATACGGTCCTCCTCGGACGTCCGGCAAGGGGACGCTGACATGCGGGGAAAGCGCTTGCTCCCCGGGGTCGACCCTAGATCCCCCGCGATTGTCCTAACAAGACCCCGGGCAGTGATATCGGTGAACACGGCACGCACACCGTCGGTTCACCTGCCCGACCCACGCGTCGCCCCCGGTCAGAGGGCTGCGAACAAGTCCTCCAGCGGGCCGGGCACCCGGTCGGGGTCCAGTGCCTCGACCAGGACGCGCCCGTAGTGGATCTTGCGACCCGACTTCGTGCCGAAGAAGCGGCGCAACTGCTGCTCAGCGGTGCGGTCGCGCTGGGCGGGCTGGGACAGGAAGGTCTGCAACTGCCGCAGCTCGCCCTCCTCGCGCACGAGTTCCCGCACCCGGGGCGCCCCCAGGGCGCGGATGAGCTCGTCCTCCAGGTCCGCCGCGCAGACGAAGTACCCGTCCGGCGCCGCACCCGCCCGTTCCCAGCCCCGTGCGTAGAAGGGCCGTTCCCGCTCGTCGCACAGTCCGGTCAGACGCAGGCCCAGGCCCGAGGGGCCCAGCAGGCTCGCGAAGCGGCCCACGCTCATCGCCCCGCCCATCGCCAGGACGCAGAGCCCCTCGGCGGCCAGGTCGCGGCCCCGGCTCGCGGCCAGCGCGTCGACCGCCGCCACGTCGCTCGGCCCTTCGAGCAGGACGACGGTCCGCACGGACAGCTTCGCGGCCAGTTCGCGTGCCCTCTCGCCGGTGCCGCCGGCCGCCCACGCCGTGACCGCGTCCCGGAACTCCCCCATGTCAGCCATGCCACGAGTCTGTGCCCTCACGGGCCGCGGCGACAGGCAATTTTCACCGGCCTCACCTTTCACCCCCGTGCGTCACGCGGATCTTGGACTGGCCGTGCGGGAGTTCCTCCCAGTCCGCCATGAACCGGGCGCGCAGCCCGTGCTGCTCGGCGAGGGTCACGAGCGTCTCGACGCGGTAGTAGAAGTCCTCCCGGAGCACATGGTGCTCCTCGCCCTCGGTGCGGTCGAAGGTGAAGTCGAACCAGCCGCCCGGAGCGAGGACCCGGCCGACGTGGGCCAGGCACTCCTCGATCACCGGCAGTGGCGAGTGCGAGAAGACGCTGTGCGCGTGGACGACGTCGAAGTGGGCGTCCGGCAGGAAGCGCAGGGTCAGGTCGCGGACCGGGGTCAGGTGCGGCAGCCGCTTCTGGAGGGACATCTCGACGATCGTGTCCTGGGCGGCGAGGAGGATGTCGGGCGAGATGTCGATGCCGTGGTAGTGACCCGGCTCCAGATGACGGATGAAGCGCCAGCCCCCGCGCAGGTTGCCGCAGCCGATCTCCAGCATGCGGTGCTCGGGGCGCAGACCGTGGCCGAGCAGGTAGTCGAACTGCAGGGCGCCGAGCGCCAGCCAGCGCTCCCGGTTGCGGCTGCCGACGGCCAGA
This genomic window contains:
- a CDS encoding PmoA family protein; amino-acid sequence: MSIRVSHVHGEHIAVEAANGTEILRYVYRPDPEAFEAQKPYAHPVRTLGGRTVTGYRPNDHRWHKGLQMTASHLSGQNFWGGNCYVHGQGYLPLPDRVGSMRHDGFPAFTVSEGRLDVTEALTWVENGGEEWAREERGLAVHSVDETAGSWALDWSIRLTNLRAEPLAFGSPTTAGRDMAGYTGLQWRGPRDFTGGAVFAPDTDGDADKLMGSQSPWLAFTSEHDDVDAHSTLVFAHAPENLDPGTAIHESHWFVRSRPFPTVAFSWAFFEEFELPPGESFAYRYRLLVADGAWDEERVAARLEGLPW
- a CDS encoding class I SAM-dependent methyltransferase; the protein is MPAKNLTANRAALGHRVGYALRHPDRVPRHLARAARDLWLRRRYPDHISYYRAVMRSDTRTSPDLAVGSRNRERWLALGALQFDYLLGHGLRPEHRMLEIGCGNLRGGWRFIRHLEPGHYHGIDISPDILLAAQDTIVEMSLQKRLPHLTPVRDLTLRFLPDAHFDVVHAHSVFSHSPLPVIEECLAHVGRVLAPGGWFDFTFDRTEGEEHHVLREDFYYRVETLVTLAEQHGLRARFMADWEELPHGQSKIRVTHGGER
- a CDS encoding Gfo/Idh/MocA family oxidoreductase; this translates as MPRPARRRVAVVGTGAIVSGSHLSALRAHAERTELVAAVDVDQGRLDAFRELAGDEVAGYTSVGTMLDAARPDLVLIGTPPSLHREQTVAALKAGAWVLCEKPLTLSLAEYDEIAAAEEASGAYAAVVFQHRYGSGAVHARQLITSGELGAPRVAHCQTTWHRDAAYYAVPWRGTWASEGGGPTMGHGIHQYDLLLHLLGPWAEIRAMAARLVHDTESEDVSTALVRFENGALATVVNSVLSPDEVSRIRIDCADATVELTHLYGHRNEDWTYTPAPHVAADRVDAWRTPAADVPSSHTAQLGALLDAYDNGVRPPGSGADARATLEFAAALYKSAFTGQPVTAGEIAPGDPFYQAMHGDHPHWAPKERA
- a CDS encoding TOPRIM nucleotidyl transferase/hydrolase domain-containing protein, with translation MADMGEFRDAVTAWAAGGTGERARELAAKLSVRTVVLLEGPSDVAAVDALAASRGRDLAAEGLCVLAMGGAMSVGRFASLLGPSGLGLRLTGLCDERERPFYARGWERAGAAPDGYFVCAADLEDELIRALGAPRVRELVREEGELRQLQTFLSQPAQRDRTAEQQLRRFFGTKSGRKIHYGRVLVEALDPDRVPGPLEDLFAAL